From one Trifolium pratense cultivar HEN17-A07 linkage group LG1, ARS_RC_1.1, whole genome shotgun sequence genomic stretch:
- the LOC123884288 gene encoding probable calcium-binding protein CML25, which translates to MGFRSLFNRKKKLLKKSTSSSPTTVTENTTFISRTPSLSSRVHFAEDLEHVFQKFDVNGDGKISSSELGSIMKSLGQPSTEEELDKMIREVDADGDGYINLEEFIELNTKDIDPNEVLENLKDAFSVFDLDKNGSISAEELHNVMVSLGDQCSLAECQKMIGGVDSDGDGMIDFEEFKKMMLGSTFGSMERTNNGEIET; encoded by the coding sequence ATGGGTTTCCGATCCCTCTTCAACCGAAAGAagaaacttctaaaaaaatcGACATCGTCTTCTCCAACAACCGTAACCGAAAACACCACCTTTATATCCCGTACCCCGTCCCTCTCATCACGTGTCCATTTTGCCGAGGATTTGGAACATGTGTTTCAAAAATTTGATGTCAACGGTGATGGCAAAATCTCTTCTTCTGAATTAGGGTCCATCATGAAAAGCCTAGGACAGCCATCAACGGAAGAAGAACTCGATAAAATGATCCGTGAGGTTGATGCTGACGGCGATGGTTACATTAACCTTGAGGAGTTTATTGAGTTAAATACCAAAGACATTGACCCCAATGAGGTTTTGGAAAATCTCAAAGATGCATTTTCCGTTTTTGACCTTGATAAAAATGGTTCGATATCAGCTGAGGAATTACACAATGTTATGGTCAGCCTTGGTGATCAATGTTCCCTCGCCGAGTGTCAAAAAATGATAGGCGGTGTTGATAGCGATGGTGATGGAATGATCGATTTTGAAGAGTTTAAGAAGATGATGTTGGGCTCAACCTTTGGGTCCATGGAAAGAACAAATAACGGTGAAATAGAAACCTAA